In one Cytobacillus luteolus genomic region, the following are encoded:
- a CDS encoding acyltransferase family protein has translation MEKDFSSLTRQYDLDWIRVIATLAVFLYHCTMFVNPFPWHIKNNELDSDGILVFSLFVGAWIMPLFFVISGMSVSYALKSRTMSGYVKERFIKLGVPLAFGVLILTPHQIYIERITNGQYDGSFFSFLPHFFDGIYLDIGGSGNFAFFGLHLWYLLVLLVFSLLTLPLFQKVGIKQFKTHHFYILPIFLFLSNIIKTQGLGGWDLIFYLIVFMYGYYFLSSPLFKTALKATIKIHMFIAVVTTIVYIVWFMSGFPKPGTIESWIYFAVRTFSCWSLLLCVFYFADRYLSFSNKFLTYTSEASMPFYVLHQPVIVLIAYFLHDLSWPIYVKLLILAVVSFVIIMLSYHIIIRRFNSLRFLFGMKVQNKVKSDTTFSTFTSK, from the coding sequence ATGGAAAAGGACTTTTCTTCATTAACGCGACAATACGATTTAGATTGGATTCGTGTCATAGCAACACTTGCTGTATTTCTTTACCACTGTACAATGTTTGTAAACCCATTTCCCTGGCACATTAAAAACAACGAACTTGATTCAGATGGCATTTTAGTTTTTTCACTTTTTGTAGGAGCATGGATTATGCCCTTATTTTTCGTCATCTCAGGTATGAGTGTTTCCTACGCATTGAAAAGCAGAACAATGTCCGGGTATGTGAAGGAACGCTTTATTAAATTAGGAGTACCCCTAGCATTTGGTGTTTTGATTTTAACTCCTCATCAAATCTATATTGAGAGAATAACAAACGGACAATATGATGGCTCATTCTTTTCCTTTCTTCCTCATTTTTTTGATGGAATTTATTTAGACATTGGTGGTTCTGGGAATTTCGCTTTTTTTGGTTTACATTTATGGTATTTGCTTGTATTACTTGTATTTTCACTACTAACTTTACCTTTATTCCAAAAAGTAGGAATAAAACAATTCAAAACCCATCATTTTTATATACTACCTATTTTCCTATTTCTATCAAACATCATTAAAACACAAGGATTAGGTGGCTGGGATCTCATTTTTTATTTAATTGTTTTTATGTATGGGTATTATTTTCTTTCAAGTCCATTATTTAAAACCGCTCTTAAAGCAACCATTAAGATTCACATGTTCATAGCTGTTGTCACTACAATTGTTTACATCGTTTGGTTTATGAGTGGCTTCCCAAAGCCAGGTACGATTGAAAGTTGGATCTATTTTGCAGTAAGAACATTTAGCTGCTGGAGTCTTCTACTATGTGTTTTCTATTTCGCAGATCGATATCTATCCTTTTCCAACAAATTTTTAACTTACACAAGTGAGGCATCCATGCCATTTTATGTATTACATCAACCAGTTATTGTTTTGATCGCTTATTTTTTACATGATTTATCATGGCCAATTTATGTAAAATTGTTAATACTTGCTGTAGTCTCATTTGTTATCATTATGCTTAGTTATCATATTATCATTCGAAGATTTAATAGTTTACGATTTTTATTTGGGATGAAAGTGCAAAATAAGGTGAAGAGCGATACGACTTTTTCTACTTTCACTTCAAAATAA
- a CDS encoding ferritin-like domain-containing protein → MNQYNNYYSHLRNTAQLIRDIQKAINGEYSAIACYEKLAQLAPSPLEKEQILEIREDEQRHYEEFRKIYRLLVGNPALSEHTEECPDSYIDGVEFSFVDEQKTVDFYLDIADQSEDPYIKKTFQRAAADEQNHAVWFLFFSQKNQ, encoded by the coding sequence ATGAATCAATATAACAATTATTATTCCCACCTTAGAAACACCGCTCAATTAATAAGGGATATCCAAAAAGCCATTAATGGGGAATATAGCGCAATTGCCTGTTATGAAAAATTAGCCCAATTAGCACCATCACCTTTAGAAAAAGAACAGATTTTAGAGATACGTGAGGATGAACAACGTCACTATGAAGAATTTCGCAAGATTTACAGATTATTAGTAGGAAATCCAGCACTTTCTGAGCACACTGAAGAATGTCCAGACTCCTATATTGATGGAGTAGAATTCTCATTTGTAGATGAACAAAAAACCGTTGATTTTTACTTAGATATTGCTGACCAATCGGAAGATCCTTATATCAAGAAAACGTTTCAACGCGCAGCAGCAGATGAACAAAATCATGCGGTATGGTTTTTGTTTTTTTCACAAAAAAATCAATGA
- a CDS encoding CPBP family intramembrane glutamic endopeptidase, with protein sequence MVTVTLAGAFMTYLTYATRSIWPAFIAHSVHNTAWNYGDSLTQEAKSIVTYITGDTGLVLIVFYLLVFVWMINKGEKISVTNNMTVSMVKNNHKKLKVFLCFELTFIHRTQSLNLMRRLWKAYIKS encoded by the coding sequence ATGGTCACTGTTACATTAGCTGGTGCGTTTATGACTTACCTTACGTATGCAACAAGAAGTATATGGCCTGCATTCATTGCACATTCGGTTCATAACACTGCGTGGAACTATGGTGATTCACTTACTCAAGAAGCAAAATCAATTGTTACTTATATCACAGGTGATACTGGACTTGTACTCATTGTATTTTACCTACTTGTTTTTGTTTGGATGATTAATAAGGGGGAAAAAATAAGTGTCACAAACAATATGACAGTTAGTATGGTCAAAAATAACCACAAAAAGCTCAAAGTCTTTTTATGCTTTGAGCTTACTTTTATTCACCGAACTCAATCCCTCAACTTGATGAGGCGATTGTGGAAAGCATACATCAAGAGTTAG
- a CDS encoding methylated-DNA--[protein]-cysteine S-methyltransferase: protein MKSTNNPIYWSLLKHQDWNLYLAATSEGLCFVGSQNKPFEELVEWARKRFPGSPLYNDSEKLKDYVDEISEYLEGKRQSFTLPCEFKGTDFQLAVWDALCEIPYGQTWSYSDIANHINKSSAVRAVGAAIGANPVLITVPCHRVVGKNGALTGYRGGLDMKMKLLELEKK, encoded by the coding sequence ATGAAATCTACGAACAATCCGATCTATTGGTCTTTGCTTAAGCATCAAGACTGGAACCTTTATCTTGCCGCAACATCAGAGGGATTGTGTTTTGTTGGTTCACAAAATAAGCCTTTTGAGGAACTGGTTGAATGGGCTAGAAAGCGGTTCCCTGGAAGTCCTCTATATAATGATTCTGAAAAACTAAAAGATTATGTAGACGAGATTTCCGAATACTTAGAAGGAAAGAGACAAAGTTTTACTCTTCCATGTGAGTTTAAGGGAACCGATTTTCAGCTTGCTGTCTGGGATGCTCTATGTGAAATACCTTATGGACAGACATGGTCTTATTCAGACATAGCAAATCATATCAATAAATCATCTGCTGTTCGAGCGGTAGGAGCAGCTATCGGAGCGAATCCTGTTTTAATTACAGTCCCATGTCATCGTGTTGTCGGTAAAAACGGTGCTTTAACAGGATATCGCGGCGGTCTAGATATGAAAATGAAACTATTGGAACTTGAAAAGAAATAG
- the asnA gene encoding aspartate--ammonia ligase, which yields MKTTYESKLGLLQTEIAIKQTKDYFESELSKALILTRVSAPLFVQEGKGINDNLNGSERTISFDGLHLESEKLEIVQSLAKWKRIALQKYGLKVGQGLCTDMKAIRRDEELDYLHSFYVEQWDWEKVISSEQRNIHTLMSEVKMIYKVLQETENYLFELYPELEPVLPDEIQFISAQELENLFPTLTPKEREDKIAEQHGAVFIMQIGGELRSGVKHDGRSPDYDDWTLNGDLILWYPTLGCSVEISSMGIRVDRETLMHQLHCSGNQDRKELKYHQMILNNVLPYSIGGGIGQSRLCMFLLKKAHIGEVHASVWNESIIEECREANIPLL from the coding sequence CTGAAAACAACGTATGAAAGTAAACTTGGTTTACTTCAAACCGAAATAGCGATAAAACAAACGAAGGATTACTTTGAATCAGAATTGTCTAAAGCCTTAATATTAACAAGGGTTTCGGCACCACTTTTCGTACAAGAGGGAAAAGGAATAAATGATAACCTAAACGGAAGTGAACGAACAATTTCTTTTGATGGACTACATTTGGAGTCTGAGAAGCTTGAAATCGTCCAATCTCTTGCAAAGTGGAAGAGGATTGCTTTACAAAAATATGGTTTAAAAGTAGGCCAGGGGCTTTGTACAGATATGAAGGCGATTAGAAGAGATGAGGAATTAGATTATTTGCACTCTTTTTACGTAGAACAATGGGATTGGGAAAAAGTCATATCATCTGAGCAAAGAAACATTCACACATTAATGTCAGAGGTGAAAATGATTTATAAGGTTCTACAAGAGACTGAGAACTACTTATTTGAACTTTATCCTGAACTTGAACCAGTTTTGCCAGATGAAATTCAGTTCATCTCTGCTCAGGAGCTTGAGAATCTATTTCCTACATTAACCCCAAAGGAAAGAGAAGATAAAATTGCTGAGCAACATGGAGCGGTATTTATAATGCAAATTGGAGGCGAACTTCGCTCTGGAGTAAAACATGACGGTCGTTCTCCTGATTATGATGATTGGACATTAAATGGTGACCTCATTTTATGGTATCCAACCCTAGGGTGCTCTGTTGAGATTTCTTCTATGGGTATTCGTGTTGACAGAGAAACCTTAATGCACCAATTGCATTGTTCAGGAAATCAAGATAGAAAAGAACTAAAATACCATCAAATGATATTAAATAATGTACTTCCATATTCGATTGGTGGTGGCATTGGTCAATCGAGATTATGTATGTTTTTGCTTAAGAAAGCTCATATTGGCGAGGTTCATGCTTCCGTTTGGAATGAGTCCATTATAGAAGAATGTAGAGAAGCAAATATTCCTTTATTATAA
- a CDS encoding GtrA family protein, whose translation MIKKFTKYSLVGVLCVAIYFLSMFIFVEQVNIEPVLASTISFIIMTLCSYILNKRYTFGGTYSHTQFVKFMIVASVGFVLNVGIMYTIVSIIALHYLIGELFTVLIIPAVNFLLNYYWTFNNK comes from the coding sequence TTGATAAAAAAATTCACGAAATATAGTCTAGTGGGAGTACTATGTGTTGCCATATATTTTTTATCCATGTTTATTTTTGTAGAGCAAGTTAACATTGAACCGGTTTTGGCATCGACCATTTCCTTTATAATCATGACTCTTTGTTCTTATATCCTAAATAAACGATATACCTTCGGTGGTACTTATTCTCATACACAGTTCGTGAAGTTCATGATCGTAGCCTCTGTCGGCTTTGTCTTAAATGTAGGCATAATGTATACAATTGTCTCTATTATAGCTTTACATTACTTGATTGGAGAGTTATTTACCGTACTCATTATTCCTGCTGTTAACTTTCTTTTGAATTATTATTGGACATTTAATAATAAATAA
- a CDS encoding staygreen family protein, translating into MSKLNPSKLSVEFRDGATPLFPVCHRRHTLTHSDDTGELYLTIGIQFAYDKINKTMRDEVLGEWVNVHGDWMYYIHLYVDSGEFDQKTVKIRNTIFRRELPLALEAIRYGDQTFFHAYPWQDASPIIVHFLSTSSEYNKVEYWGQFSNYRVN; encoded by the coding sequence ATGAGCAAGTTAAATCCTAGTAAGCTTTCAGTGGAATTTAGAGATGGAGCAACTCCCCTTTTCCCTGTTTGTCACCGCCGCCACACTCTCACTCATTCAGACGATACAGGTGAGTTATACTTAACGATTGGCATACAATTTGCCTATGACAAAATAAATAAAACAATGAGAGATGAAGTGCTTGGTGAATGGGTAAATGTACATGGGGATTGGATGTATTACATTCATTTATATGTAGATAGTGGTGAATTCGATCAGAAAACTGTAAAAATAAGAAACACCATTTTCAGACGTGAATTACCTCTTGCGTTAGAGGCCATTCGCTATGGTGATCAAACCTTCTTTCATGCCTACCCGTGGCAAGACGCGTCTCCCATTATTGTTCATTTTCTATCTACTAGTTCAGAATATAATAAGGTTGAATATTGGGGTCAGTTTTCTAATTATCGTGTTAATTAA